A genomic window from Malassezia vespertilionis chromosome 6, complete sequence includes:
- a CDS encoding uncharacterized protein (BUSCO:EOG092653KS; EggNog:ENOG503P2WN; COG:J): MRSSCVPVAPRQFTTSARLSVTLQQAMRGARRPHRPPVNRVPALEGCPFVKGVCTKIFTSKPKKPNSAIRKMARVRLSNGRTVTAYIPGEGHNLQEHSVVLMRGGRVQDVPGVRYTLVRGALDFGGVVGRTTSRSKYGAKRPKSMA, from the coding sequence atgcgctcgagctgtgTCCCGGTAGCGCCGCGTCAGTTCACTACTTCGGCGCGTCTATCCGTGACGTTGCAGCAAGCAatgcgcggtgcacgaCGGCCGCACCGACCACCGGTGAACCGCGTACCTGCATTGGAAGGGTGTCCTTTTGTGAAAGGTGTCTGCACCAAGATCTTTACCTCGAAACCGAAGAAACCCAACTCGGCGATTCGTAAAATGGCGCGTGTTCGCCTCTCCAACGGACGCACAGTGACTGCGTACATCCCCGGAGAGGGTCACAATCTACAGGAGCACAGTGTTGTACTTATGCGAGGAGGCCGTGTGCAGGATGTGCCCGGTGTGCGGTATACCCTTGTGCGTGGTGCACTTGATTTTGGCGGCGTAGTTGGACGAACAACGTCTCGGTCCAAGTACGGGGCAAAGCGACCCAAGTCTATGGCATAA